A single genomic interval of Juglans regia cultivar Chandler chromosome 1, Walnut 2.0, whole genome shotgun sequence harbors:
- the LOC108988168 gene encoding uncharacterized protein LOC108988168 → MAETNGSLPQTHQQNPMLQSLFHALDPISLIRSQNSSSNQPVPLRLITEGFIMERGPRYRAYAELREAKLRMNQRKQQEPEQFEPKLTPPKKQVKFQANLVSRPKGSSSILAQSVPDFSAALRKENRKPVTTLPSVLEMTPPSKNWSKVNGVLSNSRGSKSASAGEKRGGGAGGLMARKSYASVEELKGLSSTAANAINGENRRGRSSRGVAKTVLAYRQF, encoded by the coding sequence ATGGCAGAGACCAACGGCTCCCTGCCTCAAacccatcaacaaaatccaATGCTCCAATCTCTCTTCCACGCCCTCGACCCCATATCACTCATCCGCTCTCAGAATTCAAGCTCCAATCAACCCGTTCCTCTGAGGCTCATCACGGAGGGCTTTATCATGGAGAGAGGCCCCAGATATCGAGCATACGCTGAGCTGCGAGAGGCAAAGCTAAGAATGAATCAAAGAAAGCAACAAGAACCGGAACAGTTTGAGCCAAAGCTAACCCCTCCGAAGAAACAGGTCAAATTTCAAGCGAATTTGGTCTCTAGGCCTAAAGGGTCCTCGTCCATTCTTGCGCAGTCGGTACCGGATTTCTCAGCGGCATTACGAAAAGAGAACCGGAAGCCAGTGACGACACTTCCGTCAGTGCTCGAGATGACGCCACCATCAAAGAACTGGTCCAAAGTAAACGGCGTCTTGTCGAACTCGAGGGGGAGTAAGTCGGCAAGTGCAGGGGAAAAGAGGGGTGGTGGTGCTGGTGGATTAATGGCAAGGAAGAGCTATGCTAGTGTTGAGGAATTGAAGGGGCTGTCCTCGACCGCCGCGAATGCCATTAATGGAGAAAACAGGAGAGGGAGGAGCAGTAGAGGGGTGGCTAAGACTGTTTTGGCGTACAGACAGTTTTGA
- the LOC118348873 gene encoding uncharacterized protein LOC118348873 → MTVKVRGKDLDNRWVVPHNPYLLAKFDCHLNVEICSTIKAVKYLYKYIYKGHDRVAFNLIPGQNIQDIDEIQHFQSARWIAPPEAMWRIYGFILNEMHPSVYSLYLHLENQHLVAFHAHDNLNNILRSDFTAKSMLTEFFSTNQTNENARKLLYKEFPEAFVWNQQHKIWTPRKKKTVIGRIVTASPFEGERYYLRILLNHIRGPLSFDHIKTVGNVTAPTFREAATLHGLLQRDTSLQDCMQEASLYQIPHSLRRLFATILVYCNPTNPRELWEYFEQDMSSDFQTSVATSADIRTKVLRSISSTLESMGKDINMFHLIEHDVSFDQNETEAREINDEFAVSIPEEDLMASMSLNSEQQHAYESILQKVLLNESAAFFIDGPGGTGKTFLYKALLATVRSKNLIALATASSGVAASILPGGRTAHSRFKIPLDLDKNSTCCVSKQSALAKLLRLAKLIIWDEAPMSRKECMQALDKMLQDITDSRLPFGGKIIVFGGDFRQVLPVIRKGTRQEEVNASLASSYLWSTLTKIRLSENMRARFDPNFSNYLLQVGNGTTPITIENKIKIPMKCSFLTEMMWSL, encoded by the coding sequence ATGACTGTCAAAGTCAGAGGTAAAGATTTAGATAACCGTTGGGTTGTTCCACATAATCCATATCTCCTCGCAAAATTTGATTGTCACTTGAATGTAGAAATTTGCTCAACAATCAAAGCAGTCAAATAcctttataagtacatttataAAGGTCATGATCGTGTTGCTTTCAACTTGATTCCTGGACAAAACATCCAAGATATAGATGAAATCCAACACTTTCAATCAGCCAGATGGATCGCTCCACCAGAagctatgtggagaatataCGGTTTTATTCTTAATGAAATGCATCCATCAGTTTACAGTTTATATCTACATCTTGAAAATCAACATCTGGTAGCTTTTCATGCACATGACAACCTTAACAATATTCTGAGATCTGATTTTACGGCAAAATCAATGTTGACTGAATtcttttcaacaaatcaaactaatgaaaatgcacGAAAACTACTGTACAAAGAATTTCCTGAAGCTTTTGTTTGgaaccaacaacacaaaatatggactccaagaaagaagaaaactgttATAGGCCGCATTGTTACAGCAAGTCCATTCGAAGGTGAAAGGTATTACTTACGGATATTGTTAAATCATATAAGAGGCCCTTTATCATTTGACCACATCAAAACAGTTGGCAACGTCACTGCACCAACCTTTCGTGAAGCAGCTACATTACATGGTTTGTTACAAAGAGATACCAGTTTGCAAGATTGTATGCAAGAGGCTTCCTTATACCAAATACCACACAGTTTAAGACGgctatttgcaacaattttagtATACTGTAATCCAACAAATCCTAGAGAACTTTGGGAATATTTTGAACAAGATATGTCAAGTGATTTCCAAACAAGTGTTGCAACATCAGCAGATATTAGGACAAAAGTCTTACGAAGCATCTCTTCTACACTTGAATCGATGGGAAAAGACATAAACATGTTTCACTTAATAGAACATGATGTCTCTTTTGATCAGAACGAAACTGAAGctagagaaataaatgatgaatttgcAGTTTCAATACCAGAAGAAGATCTTATGGCTTCGATGAGTCTTAATTCTGAACAACAACACGCATATGAATCAATTTTGCAGAAAGTCCTTCTAAATGAATCTGCTGCATTTTTTATTGATGGTCCGGGCGGAACAGGGAAAACATTCTTATATAAAGCACTTCTCGCTACAGTAAGATCAAAAAACTTAATTGCTCTTGCAACTGCATCGTCTGGTGTTGCTGCATCTATTTTACCTGGAGGTCGAACAGCCCATTCACGCTTCAAAATTCCATTAGATCTTGACAAAAATAGTACTTGTTGTGTAAGCAAACAAAGTGCTCTTGCCAAATTGTTACGTCTTGCAAAGCTAATCATATGGGATGAAGCACCTATGTCTAGAAAAGAATGTATGCAAGcattggataaaatgttacAAGACATAACTGATTCAAGATTAccatttggtggaaaaattaTCGTATTCGGTGGAGATTTTCGTCAAGTCTTACCTGTGATTCGGAAAGGCACAAGACAAGAAGAAGTTAATGCCAGTTTAGCATCGTCATATTTGTGGTCTACTTTAACTAAGATTAGGTTGAGTGAGAATATGCGAGCAAGATTCGATCCAaacttctcaaattatttacttcaggTCGGAAATGGAACAACACCAATCACAATTGAGAATAAGATCAAAATTCCAATGAAATGCTCATTCCTTACAGAAATGATGTGGAGTCTTTAG
- the LOC108988167 gene encoding uncharacterized protein LOC108988167 translates to MNENPGKASSCLAITAEKRTHRPGGCVGIFFQLFDWNRRFAKKKLFSRKLLPPVRAKQASKKFKGDEKMPISKLHLIADENSGGFPNVKKNGNRRVDFDKKHEMRAPGLVARLMGLESMPAVHRDKPKKPSFSDSCVNGEEKFLASPGRFDKGALNLGKGGTRQESRPQKLQKTGPFEGRAVTRFGAEALQIKSVLSRSRKHHNHHPKLASPLKGPRISSGRNVSRSSRLIGAATRILEPGLQATSRAKCTLTYSSSVHHFPTDEIETERTSFMSLDSSKQSSYNAGSAQHLVGQASCKNCGNLVAYEPNVGENPSAFFASNFVNASTRDSGWSKPRAPESSHEQEREAAFHRSKVQDVPLAAKSKESLRIHYEPIAERLPLSQEGQQQLRLSSQTCKPKKDESSSVVFKHRMQTEDHMLLGRDRIPPRAKVSNLQGQRVSSAGNTVAGTKDFVALNRSLTGRTRPKLPTKVDNSRLEVGKKACNGRDGSLPQLRTPVRKRRTINFSGQTESPGFVSSTIAKERNICTDASTGKGMGLNAHSMNRNGVNSRLTGQGDEERANGNKEADIISFTFNSPVRHKTLVPTKSEERIRNEDESLSFQKPLPLRRDALGILLEQKLKELTCQEDDELTKGAPVKTSSAMILQELISAMTAGQPCFQDGHIFNNDKAFETKAEMEGLVGSSCQSHHLSPGSVLEVSFSSSSLDESPVPGHRLCPNSMDYSYNQLQPLEFDADLLDSATSFDKERTDCEMVADFVRNVAKVLDTMNLTGAGLMGVKVSQAKEVILNSELLFGGATPHTLDGMKGFLVSPHLLDELESFARAAWTNYIGFIGLEDTKEGNHLRRLLFDMVIECLDSKYGRYCNSGFKTWSRLPLCMSRDKLVLDVAEEVRRWTDLVGMIPDEIIEWEMGHSLGKWTEFHIEVFETGAEIDGDILQFLVEEIVMDLLDGRSGPF, encoded by the exons ATGAATGAGAATCCGGGGAAAGCGTCGTCGTGTTTGGCCATTACTGCAGAGAAGCGGACGCATAGGCCTGGTGGTTGTGTTGGGATTTTCTTTCAGCTTTTTGATTGGAACCGGAGGTTCGCCAAGAAGAAGCTCTTCTCCAGGAAGCTGCTTCCACCAG TTCGTGCAAAACAAGCTTCTAAGAAGTTTAAAGGGGATGAGAAGATGCCCATTTCCAAGCTCCATTTG ATTGCTGATGAAAACAGTGGTGGTTTCCCAAACGTGAAGAAAAATGGGAATCGTAGGGTAGATTTCGATAAAAAGCATGAAATGCGGGCTCCGGGTTTGGTTGCTAGGCTAATGGGTCTTGAATCCATGCCAGCTGTGCATCGAGATAAGCCTAAGAAACCCTCATTCTCCGATAGTTGTGTTAATGGAGAGGAGAAATTTTTGGCTAGTCCCGGTAGGTTTGATAAGGGGGCGTTGAATTTGGGGAAGGGAGGAACCAGGCAGGAATCAAGGCCTCAGAAGCTTCAAAAGACTGGGCCGTTTGAGGGACGGGCAGTGACTAGGTTTGGAGCTGAGGCATTACAAATTAAGAGTGTTTTGTCAAGGTCAAGAAAGCACCATAATCATCACCCGAAGCTTGCTTCGCCGTTGAAGGGTCCTAGGATTTCCTCTGGGAGGAATGTGTCTCGAAGCTCTCGGTTAATTGGCGCAGCTACTAGGATTTTGGAACCAGGCCTGCAAGCTACCAGCAGAGCGAAATGCACTCTTACTTATTCAAGTTCTGTGCATCATTTTCCCACGGATGAGATTGAGACAGAGAGAACGAGCTTTATGTCACTAGATTCATCAAAGCAATCTAGTTATAATGCGGGCTCAGCCCAGCATTTGGTGGGGCAGGCATCTTGTAAAAATTGTGGTAATTTAGTGGCCTATGAACCAAACGTTGGGGAAAATCCATCTGCtttttttgcttcaaattttGTCAATGCCTCTACTCGGGACTCGGGATGGAGTAAACCAAGGGCACCAGAATCCTCCCATGAGCAAGAAAGAGAGGCGGCTTTTCATAGAAGCAAGGTCCAGGATGTTCCTCTTGCTGCTAAATCAAAAGAAAGTTTACGAATCCATTATGAACCAATTGCAGAAAGACTGCCTCTATCTCAAGAAGGTCAACAACAATTGCGTTTATCGAGCCAAACATGCAAGCCTAAAAAAGACGAATCATCTTCCGTAGTTTTCAAGCACAGGATGCAAACAGAGGATCATATGTTGCTAGGGAGGGACAGGATTCCACCTAGGGCTAAAGTAAGTAATCTACAGGGCCAAAGAGTCTCATCAGCTGGAAATACTGTTGCTGGGACCAAAGATTTTGTTGCTTTGAACCGAAGTCTAACTGGTCGAACTAGGCCAAAGCTGCCTACCAAGGTAGACAATTCCAGGCTTGAAGTAGGAAAGAAGGCTTGTAATGGAAGGGATGGTTCCTTACCACAATTAAGGACTCCAGTGCGGAAAAGAAGAACTATAAATTTCAGTGGGCAAACTGAAAGCCCAGGTTTTGTCAGTTCGACGATTGCAAAAGAGAGAAATATTTGCACTGATGCTTCGACTGGAAAAGGCATGGGGCTTAATGCTCACTCCATGAACCGAAATGGTGTCAATAGTAGATTAACTGGTCAGGGAGATGAAGAGAGAGCCAATGGAAATAAGGAAGCtgatattatttcttttactttcaaTTCCCCTGTAAGGCACAAGACTCTAGTTCCAACCAAATCGGAAGAGAGAATAAGAAATGAAGATGAAAGTCTATCTTTTCAAAAGCCATTGCCATTGAGAAGAGATGCTTTAGGGATCCTTCTGGAACAAAAATTGAAGGAATTAACTTGtcaagaagatgatgaattGACAAAGGGTGCTCCAGTGAAGACATCTTCTGCTATGATTCTCCAAGAGTTAATATCTGCCATGACAGCAGGGCAGCCTTGCTTTCAAGATGGTCATATTTTCAATAATGATAAAGCTTTCGAG ACTAAAGCAGAGATGGAAGGATTAGTTGGAAGCTCATGTCAGAGTCATCATCTTAGCCCTGGATCTGTTCTTGAAGTTTCATTCTCTTCTAGTAGTCTGGATGAAAGCCCag TTCCAGGGCATAGGTTGTGCCCCAACTCCATGGATTATTCCTATAATCAGTTACAACCACTGGAATTCGATGCTGATCTTTTGGATTCCGCAACCTCATTTGATAAAGAAAGGACAGATTGTGAGATGGTCGCTGATTTTGTCAGAAATGTCGCCAAAGTATTGGATACCATGAATCTTACTGGGGCTGGGCTGATGGGAGTGAAGGTCTCTCAAGCAAAGGAGGTAATCTTGAATTCTGAACTCTTATTTGGAGGTGCAACCCCACATACCTTAGATGGAATGAAAGGCTTTCTTGTTAGTCCCCATCTCCTTGATGAACTGGAATCTTTTGCTCGTGCTGCGTGGACAAATTACATTGGCTTTATTGGTTTGGAGGATACCAAAGAGGGAAATCACCTCCGGAGACTTCTTTTTGACATGGTCATAGAATGTTTAGACTCAAAATATGGTCGATACTGCAATTCTGGATTCAAGACATGGTCTAGATTGCCATTATGCATGAGTAGGGATAAGTTGGTTTTAGATGTTGCAGAGGAGGTTAGGAGGTGGACTGATTTGGTTGGGATGATCCCAGACGAGATAATAGAATGGGAGATGGGTCATTCCTTGGGGAAATGGACTGAATTTCATATCGAAGTATTTGAGACTGGTGCTGAAATCGATGGGGACATACTTCAGTTTTTGGTTGAGGAAATTGTGATGGACCTGTTGGATGGCAGGTCAGGTCCCTTCTGA
- the LOC108988004 gene encoding LEAF RUST 10 DISEASE-RESISTANCE LOCUS RECEPTOR-LIKE PROTEIN KINASE-like 2.2, protein MAPKRYTYSDVKKLTKSFKDKVGQGGFGVVYKGKLPDGRIVAVKVLSKSKDNGKEFINEVASISRTSHVNIVSLLGECYERSKRALIYEFVPNGSLDSYGMLVLEMVGERKNIEGGTSRASEKYFSQGIYKKLEQGETLGTCDVTGDEEDIIKKMIIVNLWCIQTNPSDRPSIEKVIGMLEGSALQSLPFPPKPVLDSPLDSSTTSLSM, encoded by the exons ATGGCCCCAAAGCGATATACTTATTCAGATGTGAAGAAACTAACAAAGTCATTCAAAGATAAAGTAGGACAAGGCGGATTTGGTGTTGTATACAAAGGAAAGCTACCTGATGGGCGTATCGTGGCGGTGAAAGTTTTGAGCAAGTCCAAAGATAATGGAAAAGAATTTATTAACGAGGTGGCAAGCATTAGTAGAACATCACATGTTAATATAGTCTCTCTTTTGGGAGAATGCTACGAAAGGAGTAAAAGAGCTCTAATCTATGAATTTGTGCCTAATGGATCTCTTGACAG CTATGGAATGTTGGTTCTTGAAATggttggagaaagaaaaaatattgaaggtgGAACCTCTAGAGCCAgcgaaaaatatttttcacaaggGATTTATAAAAAGCTTGAACAGGGCGAGACTCTTGGTACTTGTGATGTTACAGGAGATGAAGAAGacataataaaaaagatgataataGTAAATTTATGGTGCATTCAGACCAATCCTTCAGATCGACCATCTATCGAAAAAGTTATAGGGATGTTGGAAGGTTCCGCTCTTCAGTCCTTGCCATTTCCTCCAAAGCCCGTCCTGGATTCACCTCTAGATTCTTCGACAACTTCATTGTCAATGTAA
- the LOC118348125 gene encoding uncharacterized protein LOC118348125: MAINLYSESSNTATSPRISFSHDFCQFDVVPVERRPLRSNSSGLGSSIDFDFCVHESFDQESSSADELFSDGKMIPTEIKKKVNVPSKQMDQYCGSHPPMPPPRAVSGESSKQESAKESKTTSNEADEKQNSKSFWRFKRSSSCGRGYGRSLCPLPALLSRSNSTGSAANLKRAPFSNDGQNSKQSSQKHLSTKASRSSVSTSYPKPPLKKGHGAYGNGVGINPILNVPSANLFGLGSIFSNGKDKNKK; encoded by the coding sequence ATGGCAATTAACCTATACTCCGAAAGCTCTAATACGGCTACGAGTCCTAGGATTTCATTTTCTCATGATTTTTGCCAATTCGATGTTGTACCTGTTGAACGCCGCCCTCTTCGATCAAACTCCTCGGGTTTGGGCTCGAGCATCGATTTCGACTTCTGTGTTCACGAGAGTTTCGATCAAGAGTCTTCTTCTGCAGACGAGCTTTTCTCTGATGGGAAAATGATTCCTACTGAAATCAAGAAAAAGGTGAACGTTCCCTCAAAGCAAATGGATCAGTACTGCGGTTCTCATCCTCCAATGCCCCCACCACGTGCTGTTAGTGGTGAAAGTTCAAAGCAAGAAAGCGCCAAGGAAAGCAAGACTACGAGTAATGAAGCGGATGAGAAGCAAAATTCCAAGTCATTTTGGCGGTTTAAGCGTAGTAGTAGCTGTGGCAGGGGATATGGTAGGAGCCTGTGCCCATTACCGGCACTTCTCTCGCGGAGCAACTCAACAGGATCTGCAGCAAATCTTAAGCGAGCTCCATTTTCGAATGATGGTCAAAATTCTAAGCAGAGTTCTCAGAAACATTTATCAACAAAAGCGTCACGATCTTCTGTTTCAACGAGTTATCCAAAGCCTCCATTGAAGAAGGGTCATGGAGCATATGGTAATGGTGTTGGGATTAATCCCATTTTAAATGTTCCTTCGGCTAATTTATTCGGCTTAGGTTCAATCTTCTCCAATGGCAAAGACAAGAACAAGAAGTGA
- the LOC108987954 gene encoding zinc finger protein 6-like: MAEIDYPTKPNTTTTTTSPLKLFGFNIQSVSEENDSDSSKSPSGSHESENFQSTEGRKYECQYCCREFANSQALGGHQNAHKKERQLLKRAQMQASRNQMAAASHLRKNPMISAFTPPAHLLGSAAGTPPQSPSWFLMSHAGTATPYALPSGGVYHSGATSVPGRRFYAGEVEESMMAVFSHGVGNHAGLVPGLSGFARDGGGSHFDKSLGLNLQLGLGPTGP, from the coding sequence ATGGCTGAGATTGATTATCCTACAAAACCAaataccaccaccaccaccacctccccTCTGAAGCTCTTTGGCTTCAACATTCAGAGCGTTTCTGAAGAAAACGACTCGGATTCAAGCAAATCCCCATCTGGGTCACACGAATCTGAAAATTTCCAATCCACCGAAGGCAGAAaatacgagtgtcaatactgttGCCGCGAGTTCGCCAATTCACAGGCATTGGGAGGCCATCAGAACGCCCACAAGAAAGAAAGACAGCTACTAAAGCGGGCACAAATGCAAGCAAGTCGAAACCAGATGGCCGCCGCCTCACACCTTCGGAAAAACCCAATGATATCAGCGTTCACGCCACCAGCACACCTCCTTGGCTCAGCGGCGGGGACGCCGCCACAGTCCCCTTCGTGGTTTCTCATGTCTCATGCAGGTACAGCAACACCTTACGCCCTGCCAAGCGGTGGCGTTTATCATTCTGGGGCGACCTCGGTGCCTGGAAGGCGTTTCTATGCCGGAGAAGTTGAGGAATCCATGATGGCAGTTTTCTCTCATGGCGTCGGCAACCATGCCGGACTTGTGCCTGGGCTGAGTGGGTTCGCCAGAGATGGTGGAGGTTCTCACTTCGATAAGAGTTTGGGCCTGAATTTGCAACTCGGTCTTGGGCCTACTGGACCATGA